A genome region from Scomber japonicus isolate fScoJap1 chromosome 15, fScoJap1.pri, whole genome shotgun sequence includes the following:
- the pex11b gene encoding peroxisomal membrane protein 11B, with protein MDSWVRFNSQSQAKDKIIRAAQYACTLLGYTLQKGGAAAELRKTISQLEAHMSLTRKLLRLGNSVEALEAAKRAIHLSDSVLRLTLTISHLNRAMYFACDNVLWAGKTGLISKLDQKKWSQRSFRYYLFALILNLTRDVYELHLLMECEARYRATKSPLSTTQPSDGLSSPSSPASTAAVALPVMSAWMRRQLHLLVTVLYSNPPLLMDLMKNSCDIFIPLDRLGIYPTGTGFVGACGLASSVLSILTMIHPWLKLKP; from the exons ATGGACTCTTGGGTTCGCTTTAACTCCCAGAGCCAAGCAAAGGACAAAATTATTAG GGCTGCTCAGTATGCCTGCACTCTGTTGGGCTACACGCTGCAGAAAGGAGGGGCAGCAGCTGAACTTCGCAAAACCATCAGTCAGCTGGAAGCACACATGAGCCTGACGAGAAAGC TGCTGCGTCTGGGAAACTCTGTGGAGGCTCTGGAGGCGGCAAAGAGGGCCATCCACCTGTCTGACAGCGTGCTGAGACTCACCCTCACCATCAGCCATCTCAACAGAGCCATGTACTTTGCCTGTGACAACGTCCTGTGGGCTGGAAAAACAGGCCTCATCTCTAAACTGGACCAGAAGAAGTGGAGTCAGAGATCTTTCAG GTATTACCTCTTTGCTCTGATCCTCAACCTGACTCGAGATGTGTACGAGCTCCACCTCCTCATGGAGTGTGAAGCCCGTTACAGAGCCACCAAATCACCGCTCAGCACCACCCAGCCCTCAGACGGGTTgtcctccccctcctcacccGCCAGCACAGCTGCTGTGGCCCTGCCCGTCATGTCTGCGTGGATGCGCAGACAGCTGCACCTGCTGGTGACGGTGCTCTACAGTAACCCTCCGCTGCTGATGGACCTGATGAAGAACAGTTGTGATATCTTCATCCCACTGGACCGGCTGGGGATTTACCCCACAGGGACAGGTTTTGTTGGGGCATGTGGCCTggcctcctctgtcctctccatCCTCACCATGATCCACCCCTGGCTCAAACTCAAGCCATGA